In Castor canadensis chromosome 11, mCasCan1.hap1v2, whole genome shotgun sequence, a single genomic region encodes these proteins:
- the Cep295nl gene encoding protein DDC8 homolog, translating to MQKDMELTTETSLASDDDALALRQTLASLQVRDKGDVVLERRPEVQQWKSRHLQRMAEELKAEWQEAQLQQIKDLERLYLARLLGGIARQAIGHEHDLEGPIHQRARSPRGREKHKTAFREGRCHREEPYRQQAWHHKSGKKTVCPERRGTSRPRGLSPPEKNKGKRAPSSKTSSSRRSVSSRLSRAMDLAKLSPLLAPVEEIEGLEEEEMEPARDGRRQVGRGTPHFMQDLKYNWRDHSPEGKLNDLEELWPVSNPDRRSPTPPGSLFKCDEKNKWQKDLEFAFEELFNTNRKLKRHLNLHLEQRPRADQNTDEEQGFSETQGQSSDISRLELPRVMEAVPTGESESAAEAEAAEMSSKTSLESLLIKTENLKCHQMAKPMLKNESQILSEAGISTDEEDLLLQVPKSAHEPSRLATLMEEPRLTTLMEEPRLTKLMEEPRLATLMEEPRLAKLMEEPRLATLMEEPRLATLLEEPSQPYAQKHEERTGWMALRQKQKAEMEQRRQKTLSGQMEHPDMSLEIHYKAELEEERRERRRTRLAILKAYPNGLHTRGGGSDYRITSFSGSSLLNEERHKQMIHDLQQQISEQNKLHKQFLEKARKRLEDFQKTC from the coding sequence atgcaaaaggacatGGAACTAACCACTGAGACAAGCCTGGCTTCAGATGACGACGCCTTAGCTTTGAGGCAGACGCTCGCATCACTGCAAGTCAGAGACAAAGGTGACGTGGTTCTGGAGAGAAGACCCGAGGTGCAGCAGTGGAAAAGCCGGCACCTGCAACGCATGGCCGAGGAGCTGAAGGCAGAGTGGCAGGAGGCCCAGCTACAGCAAATCAAAGACCTGGAGCGGCTGTATTTAGCCCGTCTGTTGGGTGGGATTGCAAGGCAGGCAATAGGACACGAACATGACTTGGAGGGGCCCATCCATCAGCGAGCAAGATCCCCGAGAGGCAGGGAGAAGCACAAAACTGCCTTTAGAGAGGGGAGGTGTCACAGGGAAGAGCCATACAGACAACAAGCCTGGCACCACAAATCGGGGAAGAAGACAGTGTGTCCAGAGAGGCGGGGGACTTCCAGACCCCGGGGGCTGAGTCCCcctgagaaaaacaaaggaaagcgaGCACCTTCTAGCAAGACCAGTAGCAGCCGCCGGTCCGTGAGCTCTCGGCTGAGCCGAGCCATGGACCTAGCAAAGCTGAGTCCGCTCTTGGCCCCTGTAGAGGAAATTGAGGGcctggaggaagaggaaatggaaCCGGCCCGGGATGGGAGAAGGCAGGTGGGGAGGGGGACCCCTCACTTTATGCAAGACCTGAAATACAACTGGCGGGATCATAGTCCAGAGGGGAAACTGAATGACCTAGAAGAGTTGTGGCCAGTCAGCAATCCCGACAGAAGGAGCCCTACGCCCCCAGGGTCTCTGTTCAAGTGCGATGAGAAGAACAAATGGCAGAAAGATCTGGAGTTTGCTTTTGAGGAGTTGTTTAATACAAACAGGAAGCTGAAGAGGCACCTGAATTTGCACCTTGAGCAGAGGCCCAGGGCAGATCAGAACACGGATGAAGAGCAGGGCTTCTCAGAGACCCAGGGACAGAGTAGTGACATTTCGAGATTGGAGTTGCCCAGGGTGATGGAAGCAGTGCCTACTGGGGAGTCTGAGAGCGCAGCAGAGGCTGAGGCTGCAGAGATGTCATCCAAAACCAGTCTGGAAAGCCTGCTGATCAAAACTGAAAATCTCAAATGTCATCAGATGGCTAAACCcatgttaaaaaatgaaagtcagaTACTCTCCGAGGCAGGGATATCTACTGATGAAGAGGACTTGCTCTTGCAAGTCCCCAAGTCAGCACATGAGCCATCCAGACTGGCCACACTGATGGAGGAGCCCAGACTGACCACGCTGATGGAGGAGCCCAGACTGACCAAGCTGATGGAGGAGCCCAGACTGGCCACGCTGATGGAGGAGCCCAGACTGGCCAAGCTGATGGAGGAGCCCAGACTGGCCACGCTGATGGAGGAGCCCAGACTGGCCACACTCCTGGAGGAGCCCTCTCAGCCTTATGCACAGAAGCACGAGGAAAGAACAGGATGGATGGCTTtgaggcagaagcagaaagcagagaTGGAGCAGAGAAGGCAGAAGACCCTGTCAGGGCAGATGGAACACCCAGACATGAGTTTAGAAATCCACTACAAGGCTGAGCTGGAGGAAGAGCGACGGGAACGCAGAAGAACTCGCTTGGCCATTCTGAAAGCTTATCCCAACGGACTCCATACCAGGGGAGGAGGATCTGACTACAGAATCACTTCCTTCTCAGGCAGCAGCCTTCTCAACGAGGAAAGACACAAGCAGATGATCCATGATCTTCAACAGCAGATTTCAGAGCAAAACAAGTTGCACAAGCAGTTTCTGGAAAAAGCCAGGAAACGCTTGGAAGACTTTCAGAAAACATGTTAA